The Bacteroidota bacterium DNA segment TAGAGTCACCGGAAGCGGGGAGGCTGGGGAGGATGTAAGATGGTCAGAACGATGGGCACTCTTTCAATTGTATTATCAGGCAGAGAAAAGAAAATGGTTTGTCAGAGAATTCATTGGCTGATACCCGAGTTCAATTTCGTTCATTTCCGGCAGGATGTTTTTCTGACTGAGTCAGCCGTGTTTTGTCAACACCCCGGATGGTGATGGAAAGGTGGGTTAATTGATGATCTGAATGCAGCCATCTGATCGCCATTTCAAGCCACACCGGCAAACCGGACAAGCTGAAGGCCGTACTTGCCTTCCAGGCGGTCCATGGCGGTGAAGAGCTTTTCCTCGCGGGTGATGTCGCGGTGATCCCACAGCAGCAGTTGCTCGGTGGTCCGGAAGAGGCGTGTGGCGGTGAGGTCCATCAGTCCAACCTGAATCCGCCGCTGAAGGATGCCGCTGAGCAATCGTTCCAGCTGATCATACACGGGGCGCTCCAGAAAGGCTCCGTCGGGGAATCCGATCTGCCGGTGATCGGTCTGATGATCGGCAAACTGGACGCTCAGCCGGAAGAGACCAGCCGATTGCTGCCGGCTGCGGAGTGTGCGGCATAACCGGTGGATGCCATCCATGAGATACAGCCGGATGCGTTCACCATCATTGGTTGGTTCCTGAAAGACGATCTTTTCGGTGAGTGAGAGTTCCTTCTGTCCCGGGGTGACCGGCCGGTCATCGGTTCCCTGAGCGTACTGATACAACCGGGTCCCGGCCACCCCGAAAAGCCGCCGGAAGTAGGCGGGATCGACGGGTTGAACATCACCCACAATGAGCAGGTTCAGATCGCGAAGCCGGACGAGGATATCGGGTGCGGTATCGGGCAGAATGTGAACGGGATGCGGGGCCAGAAAGGGTTTTTCATCGCCATCCCGAACGGTGAGGATCGACTCCTGATGCCGGAAAGCCTCATCGGCGGCCACCTTGCTCACCAATTTGTTAATGGCCAGTCCGCCCACGGCCGGCAGCCCGAGTCCGGACCGGAGTTCCTGCTCAATTTTCAGCAGCAGCGATTCGGGTTGTCCCCACAGCCTGCGGGTTCCGGTCAGATCGATATAACTTGAGGAATAACTGGCCAGTTCGATGGCGGGAGAGTAACGTGACAGGGTGATGCGGATCTGATCCAGTGCTTTCTGATACAATCCACGGTCGGCCAGGGCCACTTTCACATCGGGCATCCGGCTCAGAACCCGGTGAAGGGGCTGGCCTGTCACCACGCCCTGCCGGCGGGCCTCATCGGAAAGCGCGAGTACCGGTGACCGCTGCTGCATGGATCCCACAATGACAATCGGGTGACCGCGCCAGTCGGGGTGCCGCTGCTCAATCAGTCGTGTGTAAAACGACTTCACTTTCAGGTGACCGATGTTTTTCATACAGCAAATATACTGTATATAATAACAGTATCAAGTCGTAATCAGATCAGGTGTTCCAGATCTTTCTGGCAGTTGGTTGGATCGCTTTTCAACCCGGAAGGCAGTCCGGTCTAAAGGGGGAGGGTTTTCGGGGTCGATTCCGTAGGCGAGGTAGGTCAGAAAGAGTCCGGCCACGATCCGTTCTTCACCCGAACGGGTCAGCCACCACTCCCTGGACTGGTCGGCTTCTTCCAGTGACTGTTTGGAAAAAGCGGTCCGGTCCAGCCGGAATTCAAAAGATTTCGGTTTCATGCCGGAAAGTACGACCGGAAAGGCTTCAGAATCAACCCGAACTCAGTTCAAAAACCCTTGCATTAGCCCTTCCTGTTCCCTACCTTTGTAGTCCTTAAATCAAAATCCGCGGAAAACGGATCGATTTGCACCCGTAGCTCAATTGGATAGAGCATCTGACTACGGATCAGAAGGTTTGGGGTTCGAATCCCTACGGGTGTACTAAAACGGAGACTGGTATGTATACATTTGTGGTTGTTCTCTCCCTTATTCTGGCTTTCCTTCTGATTGTGGTGATTCTGCTTCAGAGTTCGAAGGGTAGTGGCCTGGCCGGTACTGCCTTCGGATCGAGTGCTTCTGCTGTGATCGGGGTCCGCCGGTCGGCCGATCTGCTCAGCAAAACGACCACGTTTCTGGCAGCCGCTCTTGCAGTTCTCTGCATTCTTTCCAACTACATGATTCCGCGCGGTACAGAAGCGGATGAATCCTTTATCAACAGAGCGCCTCAGCAATCGGCTCCTGTTGCACCCGGCCCACAAGAGTAAGCATCCGCACCATTAGCTCAGTTGGTAGAGCAACTGACTCTTAATCAGTGGGTCCAAGGTTCGAGTCCTTGATGGTGCACACGAAAAAACCTCAAATCAGCCCCGTTTTGGGGCTTTTTTGTTTCTGCGATCGATCAATCGATCTGTCCTGTCCTTGATTTTTCTCACCAATTTTTCTCACCGCTTTCTCACCAGATTTTAGATTGGCCCGTATTCTTAGGCTAAAACTGCTAAAATGAAAGCCTGGACAGCATTTCAGTCCGGATGGTGGTCATGTTAGGCCCACTGACTTGATTGTGATCATAATTCTTGAAAACAATCTCCGGGCTATTGCCTACCATTTTTGCCACCTGATCGACCGGAATTCCGGCTGCAAGGCTCATGGTGATGAATGTGTGACGGAATGAACCAAAGGCCAGAGCGCGGCCAGGGAGGACCACCCTGACCGATTCTGAGACCGCATGACTCAGGCTGTGTTTGTTTATCGGTTTACCGTCCGGCTGATGAATGAGAGAGTTGCCAGAGTACCGGGAGAGCAAATCAGAGAAGAATCCGACCAGATAATCGTCAAGCGGAATCTCAACCAGTTTTGGCACCCCATCACTCCGGACCAGTTTCTGTCTGAAATACGTCAGTTTCCGGGTTTGAAGATTAACAGCAGACCGTGGCATCTTACACACATCGATCAGCGATGCACCGGTAAAGACAGCAAGCATGCAGCAGTCGATAAAGGGACGTGCCCGGTGAACCCGCATGTAATCCATGAGAATCGCCAGTTCTTCCGGATAGAAGCTCTTAGAGTTTTGGTGCCTCTCTAACCGCTTGACCGCTTCTCGTTCAACAATAATTCTCGGGTATTTCAGCTGAAAGAACGGGTAGTGACTGGGCCAGTCAAATCCGTGCGACAGGCGGGTGACGTTTGCCATCCCCCATCGCCAGAAGGTCCGTATTTTATTGACATTGATCTCAATCGTCCGCCGGCGGAACGGGGTTCCACCCGCGGTTTTCTTCAGTGACATCCAATCAATAAATGCCTGCAGGACTTTGTGAGATATCTGCTCGACAGGGAATCCCAGTAACGTGATAACTGCCGGTTCGTTGTGGCGGTCCAGCTCAGAGAACCACTTTCCTGCAATCGCATAGTCCACCCAGAACTCATTGAAATACCTGATTGCGGTCTGGGCTTCTTTTATAGATGCAACAGAATGTTTCAAATTCCCAGGGTTTCCGGAATAGAATCGGAACCACTCGGACGTTAATGCCAGCCATCCGTTCTTCGCCACATAAACCGGTGCTGGTTTGGTCAGACCGATAGATTCCCCGGATCTCCGGAGGAACTCATCCAGCTCCACCGGTGAAATCTTTCCAGATTCCAACATCTGAAGCCCCTGGCGAAGCCGTGCATTAAGCGCCTGCTCTGTTTCGGCCAGGACACGTTTCTGTGTCGATGAACTCAGGGTAACTCCGCTGGTTATCTGCCGGATTGTGTTCCCCTTCAGTCTGAACTGGAAATACAGCCGACCGGCCCGTTTCTGAACAATTACATTCCCTGTCATTTCAGTAACTTATCAAATATGGACTGATCCCCAGAATACGTTGCCATGGCCTGAGCCACCCGGCGCTTAAACTCCTGCAAATCGCCTTCGATCTCCGCTATCCGACCAGCAACCTCAGAAAATGACGGCAGTCGCTGAGTGATAATTGTCACCACCTCCCAGACCTCGATTATATCACCAAGATTAACCACGCTATCACCGGGAGACCCCTCAACTGCCTTAACGGTCCGGAGAAACAACATCTTATTCTCCTGTAACCGGTTCACCACATTCCGGACCACAACACCCTTCGTATAGCTTACAATTACATACGGGGCATCCGAACGGATACTGGAGTAGTCTATGACCTTTTTTCCAACCACCCAGTCCCCGGAGTAAATTCCGGGTTCCATGTGATCCCCAAAAACCTCAAACAGACGATGCAAGTTACTATCCTCAATACCAGGAATCCGGTACACTGCAAGCCCGTTTATGAAACTTTGGCTATTACAATTTGTTAAATATGTTCCACCAAGCCTGACCGGAACCATCCGAATCATTCCAGGCAGACTTATATCACTACCAGCTGTAATCAATGACGGCCCAACGTCAAAAAGAAACCAGTTCAAGGAATACCCCAACTCAAGGATTTTCTTTAGTATACGATCAGATGGTGTGTGGGGTTCTGGTGCGTCTGGACTTTTCGCAGGCAAATAACGCGGGATGCTGTTTAGGGACATCCCCAGGGCACGTTCTGCCTTTTTATTTACCCCATCAAACCGCTCTTCAATGATCGTAAGGAAATTTCTTGCGCTCACAACTGACATGCCACTCTCCTGCAATTAAATTATTATAATAAATAGTAACAAGTAGATATTTTAGCAATTAACATTTGCTACGATACTATAAAAATGCTATCATTGTATCGTAACAAATGACTACTACAATGGACACATCACCAAAATCTATCCCCCCTCGGGTTATCCGAAAAATCCAAGGGATTTACCATGAACGAACCAACAAGTTCTTCCATGGAAAGCGCATCCGAAACATGATCAAGAATGAATCAGACATGATCCTTTTGGACATAACCAATCAGGTTCTCCAAGAGGAGATAGTCATTAAATCCATGAGGGCCTCTGTTGACAAAAAAATCAGAGAGGTGGCCAAATGAAGTTCGTTGATCCTGCTGAGATTGATAGAATTCTTTCGTCGAACCGGGATTTAACTGAGCAGGAGGTGCTGGCTTTACTCGGGAGAAAAAGGGTGCCTGTCGACATCCTGAAAACGAAAAGGAGAGTCGGGTCGGTCTCTCTTTATAGCATAGATATGCTTCGCGAGAAGTTTTCATATAGGCCCCCTGTTCAGCCGGTTCAGGCTGGGAATTCGGTCCCATTGTATAATCCGGCTCTTTTGCCGGTACCACAAAGAACATAAAAAGGCGGGGAGTAGTCAATGGAAACGATATTAATAAGTACATTTCTGATAATCGTCTTTGCTTTCACCAGCTGGGAAGTCACCCGACATATCCCCGCTTCTCCGAGGTCAACGGAAGAACTCATTGTTCTGAGTGATATGATCAATAGTCCCGTTGCCAGAGCCACCTACTTACTGGAACACCATGAGCATGTAACCGAGATAGATGGTGGAAGCGCTGAGTTGGAAGAACTTGTTCAACAATCCCGACAAATTATAACGCAGGAGGTTTACAATGTCAGGAGCTAATACGGCAGTCCAAAGGTACCTGCCGATCAAAGTGGGGGATCGCGAGATAACCCCAAAAACACCGATGGTCGTCATTGACGCAACGACCGGAAAAGAGTTGGGTTTCCCGATTCATGGCGCATTTGCCAATGCCCGGCAGCACTGCTTTCCAATCCGGGTAGAACTACGGGAGCGGTATGGCGAATGCGCGATGATCGAAGGTAAATTGGTTCCAACCATTCCGGGCTATCGCCGGGCCAATCAGTATGCAGGCCTCAATGTGATTAAACCACAAACGGTCAATGCAGAGATGGGAACCAATCCGTTTGTAAAGTACGACACCTATGGGTACGTCCGGGAAATCTGGGGACGTGCGCTGGCAATCGGATACAGTCCGACCGGTCAGCTGGTTATCACGGACGTGATTCATTATATCAATATGGCAAACGTCCTTGCTCAGGATATCCTGGCCGTGATCAAGAAAAACCCCAAGGTGGGGGTGATCGGGCCGAAAGATGCTTGTCCGGAAAAGTGGACCACCGAAATCACTAATTGGGAAAACGGCCAGAGACAACAAATCAAAGTCGAAGGCGTTAAGCAATCCACCATGGGATTTCTTCCAACCATCCAATTTCCGGTAGAAATGGGTATTCACTTCGATACCGCTCATGGCGACCTCATCAAGGCCATCGAGCAGTACACCAACCGGCAGAAGCACATTCAGGGCATGGTCATGAATATTGCCGAGCGAAACGCTCTTGCGGCACACCCGGCGATTGCTGCCAAGGCAATCAAAATTCTCTCCGAAACCAAAAAAGATGCAGTCGGTGAACTGGTGGTTTATGCCAGTAAGACCGTTGTAACAGATGAAAAGCTCAAAGAATTGAGCGATAAACTGCAAAAAGGACACGAAGTGGCTGAGGGGAAGATTGTCACGGTTGAGACCACCCATGAAGTGGAAGATCGTGCCGATTTGACCGAAGACGCTGTTCCGGATGTCACCACAGAAGAAATCACACCAGAACCAATTACGGAGCCGACAGCCTACCCACACGCAGAACCTAAGACGAAAAAGGAATTCAAAGCCAACATCCTCACCGTATTGGATGAGATGGCCGTCCTGGACCGGGCGGGAAAAACGCTGGACGAAATGACGGTCAGTGAGATCGCAGTCCTCTGGGGAGAGGTTAAGCCGTGATAACGGTACTGGTGGTCACCATTTCGGTGGTGATCGGATTTGTACTCGGAATTATTTCAGAAAGAAGGGCCAATCATGAAAGCAATCGCAGTCCGGTTTAAAAACTGGAACAGCAGCCGGACCCCGACCGAAGTTCGGTTATCCGGAAAGGACCTGTTTTACGGTCCAAACGGATCCGGCAAAAGCCGGGTCCTTGACGCATTCCGCTTTGCCATCACAGGGAAAGTCGGTAAGGTCAACGAAAAACAACTGTGGGATCTCGCAACGCAGGACCCGGCAATCAATGAGTTTTTCGTTGAGGTGGAGTTTGATAACGGGTTCAAAGTGCGCCGGACGTTCAGTCGGTCGTATGGACGGGACCGGAAGCCGAAAATCAGCCAGGAGATTGATGTTTACCCAAAACAAGGTGAGCGCACCAATGTAGAGAGGGAAAACCGGATTCAGGCTGAAATCGGTGGAAACCTGATCGGGTTTGACTTCTCTCTCTTTGACTCCCTATCTGATTCAAAGCAGAGGGAATACCTTCTGCAGTATTTCCCGGTGGAATGTACCCGGGAGACCATGTGGAATGCGCTGGTTGAAACGCTGAATGCAGATGGCTCAATCGGTGCAGTCAACCCATTTATGGAAGAAATTCAGAAGGATTTCCTTCTAAACTTCCCGGACAACACCGGTCGGTCTCCGCTTGATCTGGTCAGTTTTACCGCAGATGCCATCCGCGCCAAGGCGAATGAATTTGCGCTGGAGGCAGAAAAAGCCACCCATGCTGCCGAGAAGATCAGTGAAATCTCCCACGAAAAAGACCAGATTGCGACCCAGCTTAAAACGCTGAGGGAGGTAAAACGGTCCATTGAGCAGGTGATTCAGTCCGCCAAAGAAGATAAGGCGGTGATGGAATCCAACGCAAAGCGCCGGTTGGAGATCGAGCAGGAAATCAGCCGGCTTTCCGGGTCGCTTGACGATCAGACCGAACTGCCAGAGGATATTGATGGACAGTTCAGTGACGTGACGATAGTTCGCCAGGAGAGGGCAAATGCCCTGAATGAACTCCGGGCAAAAACTGATGCAATCCGGTCTGAAATGGACCATCTGACCTCAAATATCAGATTGGCAGAACGGATCCGTTCGCTGACAGACCGGATTGATATCCACAAAAAAGCGATCAGCGACATACAGGCCGGGACACAGCCCATACCGGACATTCCGGCGATTGAAGCGCAGATTGCAGAAGAAGCCCAAGCGAAGGGAATCTGCAAAAACCAGTTACTTGTCCTGTCCGATCGGATTGCGGTGATCCGCGAATACACTGATGCCATTGAGTCTGCTCTCAGTCATGACGAGCATGGCCAGTGTCCTCTTTGTAAGTCCTCCGTATCGGTCGAGGTTTTCCGCGCAATGAAGGATTCGTATTCCGAGGAGTTGGAGACTTGCAATAAGGAGATGGCAGCTGCCAATGGTGTGCTCTCCGGAATAGAGAGTCGCAGCAGAAAGCTCGAAATCGACCTGGATCGGGCAAGGCGTATCCGAGTGGAGAACCAGCGGAGAGAGAAAGACATCGCATCTATTCAGGACCAGATTAAACCGTTGGAAACGGAATTGTCCGGAATCGATCAGCAGAAAGTAAATGAGTCTGTCATCCGGTTTGGTCAGTTGGAAGCAGAGATCAACGACCTGTTACCGACACAGCGTCAGACAGAGGAATCCTATAACGAGGCTGATCAGGAATATACCCGCCTTGCCAACCTGATCAAAACTGCATCCGTGAAAGCTGAGGCAGCAGTCAGAATCAGTGAATTGCAAAAACAACTGGCCGCCATTCCTCAGATTGATGGTCTGGTGGATCTGAATGCCAAAATCTCGGATAACGAATCCAAGCTGGCACAGATAAACCGGGATATCGATGAGCGGATCCGTCAGGAACAGAACAAAGAACTCGAAATGCGGACTCTTCAGCAGTCGAATGTCAGTATTGATAAAAGCCGGGCCTATAAAATAGTAAGTCAAGCCATCGGACCGAAGGGATTTCAGGGTGATCTGCTTAAAAACGTCATCCGGCCGTTTATTGACCGGGTAAATGGCTATCTGAACAACGCAGGTCTGAGCGAGTATGCGTTCACTATCGAAATGACAGACAGCCGTGAGAATGAAGTATTTCGCCCAGCCATCGTTAAGAATGGCGAGATCGTCACCCTTCAGACAATCAACACAGCCCACCGGTTAATGTTGATCTTCTGCTTCATTGACGCACTGAATATCTCCGGGTATTCCGCAATCATCATGGACAACCTGGAAGTGATTGATGAGCGGAATGAACAGGTATTGGTCTCTCTGGTTGAGAGCCTGAAGGCCAGCAACATTCTGATCGCTGGAAGCCGGGGAAAATGGCGGTCTGACCATATCCGGGTTCACCAACTCGGGGACCTGTCTGCTACTGATTACCTGAATAAACTCACAGCCTAAAATGGAGGGCCACATGTCACAAGCCGATATCCGGAGTATTGCGCTCCGGATTGAGCAAACAAACCGTTTCCGTGCCTTTACAGACGCGGAAATGAACGAAGCACGGGAGCGCTTTACAGAAGCCTCTCTGAAACTGCAGGACATCAAGGAGCGCAAAAAAGCCTCCGATGAAGTCTTTAAAGCGGAAGCGGAACCTTACCAGGAAGTCGTCTCGGAACTATTTCCTCAGTTAAAGCAAAAGGGTATCCAGGAAGAAGTTACCGTTGGTCTGGTTCCAGACTATGTGAACAACCGAATGGATTACCTGCACATTGAAACCGCAGAAGTGGTATGGAGCCGTCCACTCACCCTTGCCGAGCAGAATGCTCAGGGCATGATTTTCCAATTCAAACCAGCAATCGAAGGATAACCAAATGGAAGAACCAGCAAAATACAACATCAATCTCGGAGACCGACCAGTGCAAACCCTGATCATCCGCGAGGGGAAAGCGCTCCCGGAAGAACACCCGAAGAAGATTGTGATTACCGGTGTCGGGATCGGAGCAATCTCCGCATTCCTCGCCATTAAGGAAAATCACAAGTTCATTAAAGAAGGGGCCACTCTGGTGGTGAACCGCGCAAAGGGGACAATGGTCCTTGATGGTGATCCGTCAGCCCCGGTTGGTGGCCTGGAAATCAAACAGGAAGTCATTCTGGACGAGCGGTTTTTGGAATGGGGAATCAACACCAAGAAGCTCTGGGATAAAACGACCCTGCTTGAATTTGTCAGGATCCGCCCACATTTCTTTTGCTCGAAACCGGACTATCTGGTACTCATCTCTGCCCTGAATCAGACAAACGCAAAATACTCAGCGATGATCGTGAACGACAAAGAAGTCAACGGGTCAAAGGAAACACGGAATGCAATCGTTTCCGAGTACAAACCCATTGAATTCACTCTGAAATTCCCGGTTATCGCTGGCAACGACCCCATGTCGTTTCTGGTCGCAGTAAACATGGAAATCAGGGAACGGGATTTCAGTTTCTATCTGGAAAGCCCGGAACTGGCAGAAATCCTGTATAACGAACGGGAAAAAGCGCTAAAAGGTGAATTGGAAACCGTCCTTTCGCTCAACCTTCCGATTGTGGGAGTTTATCAGAAATAAGTTAAACTCTCCGGTGCCAGTAAGGGGCAAAAGGGTTCGACCCCCTGCCGGAGAGCAACGTCTGACTGGATTGTTCTTTTTGACGGGAAGTCGTCCAACCTGTGACAACCCGAAAGCAATTGTACGAAAGTCCTGTGAAATATGTAGCAGGTGCCAGTCAGACCCCTTTTTTAATGCAGGAAAAAAAATGAGTATCTCTCCGCTTCAGGAACAAATTATTACCGCAGACGACCGATTGCTTTTCGCAATCGCCGGTCCGGGAAGTGGGAAGACCCACACAATCCGGATGAAAACCCTCCGGACGGTAGCGATGGAGGCCAAGCCATCCATTCTGATCCTTGCATTTAATCAGCATTCTGCTGAGGACATCCGGAAGAAGGTCGGAGCAAAAGCGCAGGTATTCACCTATCACGCATTTGCCCTACAGTACATCCACTCGAACATTGAGCAATTCCGGAGTATTTCAAAATACCCTATGGGCATCATCCCATCCGTATTAGATGAAGAAACCGAGCAGGTTCTTATCGCTGAATATTATCAGGCCAGAAGGATCCAGATTAAGAACAAAAGGATCAACCTGGAGTGGGTAAGACAAAACCACCCCAATCACCACAAACCACTACTGGCCGAAATCGTTGAACTCGGGCTGATCCGGTTTGATGACCTGATCCCAATGGTAACCAGAATGATCGCGGGACACCCATCAGGATTCAGGTATTCCCATGTTTTGATTGACGAAGCTCAGGATAGCAGTCTCGACCAATGGCAATTGGTTGAAGAAATACTGATGGTTAAGACTGTTAAACAAGTCCTTGTTTTCGGAGACATCGACCAATCCATTTATGAATGGAGATCGGCCGTTCCAAAGCAGGCCATTGAATTCGCATCTGCCCATGAAGCCAGAATCCTCCCGCTGACCGTCAGTTACCGGTGCCCGGTGTCGGTGATTAACGCAGCAAACCAAATGATCTGGAATAACAAATTCCGGTTAGAAAAAACCATCCAACCCAAACAGGATGCAGTAGCGGGAAGCATCCAGGTAATCACCGCGGATTCATTGGACCAACAATCGTGGTATCGTTTGCTCGACCAGTTGTGCGAACAGATCCTTTCGCAAATCGGACTCGGATACAGAAGCATTGCTGTTTTGACCCGGACAAACCGTGACATGGAAGCTGTAAAACGAGCGCTCTCCTCTCACGGAATCGCCATGATTGAAACAATGGACCGCAGAGCCAACCCGGAAGCAATGGCCCTGTTAAATTTTGCCGAGAAGGTTTTGGAGTCAGAGTTATTTGACCAGACCTGTTCAAAGGCCATGCGGTTAATTAATCCTGCCTTCGACCAGGTGGAATTTTACGTCCGGAGCCGGAAGTATGGTGGTGAGATCGAAATGATGAAGGCCGAGTGGCCGGAATTGTTTTCCGGGGACACGGAGGCCAGGCTGGACTTTCTCCGGGAAATGTTCGCAACAGCAGGACAGCCCGAGCTTGCTGGTCATGTTCAGGCCATTGTTTCCGCCATGAGAAAAGCCATGGTGACCAGCATCCAGAAGAAAAAAGTGGATCTGATTGAATTACTGACGGAAACAGAGCAGCAACAAACCGAGGCAGCCATTGTCCGGGTCAGCACCATTCACGGTGCCAAGGGATTGGAATTTGAAGGCGTTCACATTTTCAATGCAACCGACCGGGTATTTCCAAGCGACAGAGCAACCAATATCGAGGAGGAGCGCCGGTTAATGTATGTGGCGATCACCCGGACAATTGTTTCCTGCACGCTGTATGCGCATGGATATCCAAGCCAGTTTATAACCGAAATGGGACTGAAATGAAAGTATTATTTAACCCATGGGACATTGACGCGCTGGCAGCAGCCGGGATGTTGTCAAAAAAAGGGTACGAGGCAGTACCAGCAGAAATCCCCGGTGTCGAGTTTGAGGAAACCGGCATTAAATACGCGAGAACCGATCAGATCACCGCATCAGAATCGCAGGAATACCGTCTGGTTCGGTCCCTGTTTGACGAATTCGCTCCCAGCCTTGTCGCAACACCCGTTGCGGACGTGATCAAATCCACGGCCATGGATTACGTTTTATTTGAGTATAAGGTTTTGGCGGTGATTATTCTTGAAATGGCGTTCTGGCAGATGGTGACCGACAAGAAGGCCTACGAAGAAAAAACATTTGAGGACATAGAATCCAGCTTCAGACTGAAAACCATTAAAAACCTGGTTGATATGTCGATTTCCGGGATTGAAGATGACCAGTATAACTATCCGGTTAATCTGATCGGAGACGTTCCAACTGTTACCCCTCCACCGGGGGAGACCTGGATGGCAACAATGAAAACTTTGGCAACAAGTTTCCACACATTTTCACTTATAACCCCACATAATTCAACAATTATCACTCGAAAGGTTGACCCCAATCACATGAAAAGGTTGAAAATTCAGTATCCCGGTTCAAATCGCAGGTTGGTTTTGACAGCTGGGAGGCCGGAATGATTATCCCCCCAGCCAGCGTAACAGGAACGCTACCCTCATCAGATTCAGCCCTGAAAATTCCTGTGTTTATCTCGTTACACCGGGGAGAGATCACAAAGCTGGCCTCGATTCACGAAGAAAACAGGCTGCCATTA contains these protein-coding regions:
- the secG gene encoding preprotein translocase subunit SecG codes for the protein MYTFVVVLSLILAFLLIVVILLQSSKGSGLAGTAFGSSASAVIGVRRSADLLSKTTTFLAAALAVLCILSNYMIPRGTEADESFINRAPQQSAPVAPGPQE
- a CDS encoding AAA family ATPase, which gives rise to MKAIAVRFKNWNSSRTPTEVRLSGKDLFYGPNGSGKSRVLDAFRFAITGKVGKVNEKQLWDLATQDPAINEFFVEVEFDNGFKVRRTFSRSYGRDRKPKISQEIDVYPKQGERTNVERENRIQAEIGGNLIGFDFSLFDSLSDSKQREYLLQYFPVECTRETMWNALVETLNADGSIGAVNPFMEEIQKDFLLNFPDNTGRSPLDLVSFTADAIRAKANEFALEAEKATHAAEKISEISHEKDQIATQLKTLREVKRSIEQVIQSAKEDKAVMESNAKRRLEIEQEISRLSGSLDDQTELPEDIDGQFSDVTIVRQERANALNELRAKTDAIRSEMDHLTSNIRLAERIRSLTDRIDIHKKAISDIQAGTQPIPDIPAIEAQIAEEAQAKGICKNQLLVLSDRIAVIREYTDAIESALSHDEHGQCPLCKSSVSVEVFRAMKDSYSEELETCNKEMAAANGVLSGIESRSRKLEIDLDRARRIRVENQRREKDIASIQDQIKPLETELSGIDQQKVNESVIRFGQLEAEINDLLPTQRQTEESYNEADQEYTRLANLIKTASVKAEAAVRISELQKQLAAIPQIDGLVDLNAKISDNESKLAQINRDIDERIRQEQNKELEMRTLQQSNVSIDKSRAYKIVSQAIGPKGFQGDLLKNVIRPFIDRVNGYLNNAGLSEYAFTIEMTDSRENEVFRPAIVKNGEIVTLQTINTAHRLMLIFCFIDALNISGYSAIIMDNLEVIDERNEQVLVSLVESLKASNILIAGSRGKWRSDHIRVHQLGDLSATDYLNKLTA
- a CDS encoding ATP-dependent helicase; amino-acid sequence: MSISPLQEQIITADDRLLFAIAGPGSGKTHTIRMKTLRTVAMEAKPSILILAFNQHSAEDIRKKVGAKAQVFTYHAFALQYIHSNIEQFRSISKYPMGIIPSVLDEETEQVLIAEYYQARRIQIKNKRINLEWVRQNHPNHHKPLLAEIVELGLIRFDDLIPMVTRMIAGHPSGFRYSHVLIDEAQDSSLDQWQLVEEILMVKTVKQVLVFGDIDQSIYEWRSAVPKQAIEFASAHEARILPLTVSYRCPVSVINAANQMIWNNKFRLEKTIQPKQDAVAGSIQVITADSLDQQSWYRLLDQLCEQILSQIGLGYRSIAVLTRTNRDMEAVKRALSSHGIAMIETMDRRANPEAMALLNFAEKVLESELFDQTCSKAMRLINPAFDQVEFYVRSRKYGGEIEMMKAEWPELFSGDTEARLDFLREMFATAGQPELAGHVQAIVSAMRKAMVTSIQKKKVDLIELLTETEQQQTEAAIVRVSTIHGAKGLEFEGVHIFNATDRVFPSDRATNIEEERRLMYVAITRTIVSCTLYAHGYPSQFITEMGLK